The following coding sequences are from one Luteimonas sp. S4-F44 window:
- a CDS encoding ESPR-type extended signal peptide-containing protein: protein MNRIYTLVRHRTTGRLVVASELACRGSRARTVRGLALAAALGVVPAAVFAADTDTDTAAPRADDAASVPYFAAVGREDPSEDAGAFAAGEEATAAGETATAIGYGASAYGAGATAYANGTVAVGHNALALAENALALGAGAEAANLNTIAIGTEATALGDQSLAIGLGAYSDGPASMAVGAHSSVEGIWATAYGYNASAAGEMAHALGAGAGASGYNATAVGGSAHAYEEGATALGAGALARGSYSTAVGNFSFANGAQSLSLGNGAYANSDDAIAAGRQAIAEGDGSLALGTWANAGGFRPWELGGGPGGREAAPYAVAIGGFSTALGRNALALGFQSLTLEENSVALGAGSLADRGNAVSVGASQLWTNANDGTVNHPFTRQIINVAAGTEDTDAVNLGQLKDATASNRYFAAVGRADPDEDAGAFAVGEEATAAGETATAVGYGASAYGAGATAYADGTIAVGHNAQALAENALALGAGAEASHFNTVAIGTEATALGDQSLAIGLAAYSDGPASMAVGAHSTAEGLWATAYGYNATAAGEMSHALGVGSQAYGYDATAVGGVAYAADMGATAIGANARADFAYATALGNNSFATAMRAVALGNGAYANSENAIAAGFLAVADGESSIAMGYFASAGGFRPGVAGGRELAPFAIAIGAYSTALGDNAVALGRYATTLGPDAVALGAGSMADRGNAVSVGASQAWVNPNDGHTTAPFTRQIINVAAGTEDTDAVNLAQLKAVSGDLGELAEGVVRYDGADKGRVSFGGASGTVLANVAAGELSAQSTEAVNGSQLHATNVRVDTIETQIGDVGAIAANAVVYDGADKGRVSFGGASGTVLDNVAAGRIAGDSREAVNGGQVHEALRSVADVLGGGATVTAFGTVSAPAYVLQGVQYTSIGQALGAIDAHISRIDAHIGAVEGAGRGIAIGGDGEASVGPDSPNGVAVGSGAAANGENGVAVGGGAYAHGPNDTAVGGNAQVHADGSTALGANTSISAGATNAVAVGEGASVSAASGTAIGQGASVTAENAVALGQGSVADRANTVSVGSTGNARQITHVAAGTAATDAANVAQVQAGVTEAKAYTDTTATKTLSSANAYTDQRFAAWNDDFAAYRGDVERRFSDVDRRLDKQGAMSAAMLNMATNAAGTQSPRGRVAVGAGFQSGERALSVGYARKLGDRGSFSLGGAFSGDEASAGIGFGIDL, encoded by the coding sequence ATGAACAGGATCTACACGCTGGTCAGGCACCGGACCACCGGGCGGCTCGTCGTCGCTTCCGAATTGGCGTGCCGCGGCAGCCGCGCACGCACGGTACGGGGGCTGGCGCTGGCGGCGGCGCTGGGCGTCGTGCCGGCCGCGGTGTTCGCCGCCGACACGGACACGGATACGGCCGCGCCGCGCGCCGACGATGCCGCGTCGGTGCCGTACTTCGCCGCGGTCGGTCGTGAAGATCCGAGCGAGGACGCGGGCGCGTTCGCGGCCGGCGAGGAGGCCACGGCGGCTGGCGAGACCGCGACCGCCATCGGCTACGGCGCTTCGGCCTATGGCGCCGGCGCGACCGCCTATGCCAACGGCACGGTCGCGGTCGGCCACAACGCGCTGGCGCTGGCTGAGAACGCGTTGGCGCTGGGCGCAGGCGCCGAGGCGGCCAATCTCAACACCATCGCGATCGGCACCGAGGCGACCGCGCTGGGCGATCAGAGCCTGGCGATCGGCCTGGGCGCCTACAGCGACGGCCCGGCAAGCATGGCCGTCGGCGCGCACAGCAGCGTCGAGGGCATCTGGGCCACGGCCTATGGCTACAACGCAAGTGCAGCCGGCGAAATGGCGCACGCACTGGGCGCTGGCGCTGGGGCCAGCGGCTACAACGCCACTGCGGTCGGCGGCAGCGCACATGCCTACGAGGAAGGGGCGACGGCGCTGGGCGCCGGTGCGCTGGCGCGCGGCAGCTATTCGACCGCGGTCGGCAACTTCAGCTTCGCCAATGGCGCCCAGTCGTTGAGCCTGGGCAATGGCGCCTATGCCAACAGCGACGACGCGATCGCGGCCGGGCGCCAGGCGATCGCCGAGGGCGACGGGTCGCTCGCGCTCGGCACCTGGGCCAATGCCGGCGGTTTCCGGCCGTGGGAACTGGGTGGCGGTCCCGGTGGCCGCGAGGCCGCGCCGTATGCGGTCGCGATCGGCGGCTTCAGCACCGCGCTGGGACGCAACGCGCTGGCACTGGGCTTCCAGTCGCTGACCCTGGAGGAGAACTCAGTCGCGCTGGGTGCCGGCTCGCTGGCCGACCGCGGCAACGCGGTGTCGGTCGGTGCGTCGCAGCTGTGGACGAACGCCAACGACGGCACCGTCAACCATCCCTTCACCCGCCAGATCATCAATGTCGCCGCCGGCACCGAGGACACCGATGCGGTGAACCTCGGCCAGCTGAAGGACGCCACCGCTTCGAACCGGTACTTCGCGGCCGTCGGACGCGCTGACCCGGACGAGGACGCGGGCGCGTTCGCAGTCGGCGAGGAGGCCACCGCGGCCGGCGAGACCGCGACCGCGGTCGGTTACGGCGCCTCGGCCTACGGCGCCGGCGCGACCGCGTATGCGGACGGTACGATCGCCGTCGGTCACAACGCGCAGGCGCTGGCCGAGAACGCCCTGGCGCTGGGCGCGGGCGCCGAAGCCAGCCACTTCAACACCGTCGCGATCGGCACCGAGGCGACCGCGCTGGGTGACCAGAGCCTGGCGATCGGCCTGGCTGCCTACAGCGACGGTCCGGCGAGCATGGCCGTCGGCGCGCACAGCACGGCCGAGGGCCTGTGGGCCACGGCCTACGGCTACAACGCCACCGCCGCGGGCGAGATGTCGCATGCGCTGGGCGTCGGTTCGCAGGCCTACGGCTACGATGCGACTGCGGTCGGCGGCGTCGCGTACGCCGCGGACATGGGCGCGACGGCGATCGGCGCGAATGCGCGCGCGGATTTCGCCTACGCGACCGCGCTGGGCAACAACAGCTTTGCCACCGCCATGCGTGCGGTGGCGTTGGGCAACGGCGCCTACGCCAACAGCGAGAACGCGATCGCGGCCGGCTTCCTGGCCGTCGCCGATGGCGAGTCGAGCATCGCGATGGGCTACTTCGCCTCGGCCGGCGGCTTCCGGCCCGGCGTTGCGGGCGGGCGCGAACTGGCGCCGTTCGCGATCGCGATCGGGGCCTACAGTACGGCGCTGGGCGACAACGCGGTCGCACTCGGTCGCTACGCCACGACGCTCGGGCCCGACGCCGTCGCGCTGGGCGCCGGCTCGATGGCCGACCGTGGCAATGCGGTGTCGGTCGGTGCCTCGCAGGCCTGGGTCAATCCGAACGACGGCCACACCACGGCGCCGTTCACCCGTCAGATCATCAATGTCGCGGCCGGGACCGAGGACACCGATGCGGTGAATCTCGCCCAGCTCAAGGCGGTCTCCGGCGACCTGGGCGAACTGGCCGAGGGCGTCGTGCGTTACGACGGCGCCGACAAGGGACGCGTGTCGTTTGGCGGTGCCTCCGGCACGGTGCTGGCCAATGTCGCTGCAGGCGAGCTGTCGGCGCAGAGCACCGAGGCGGTCAACGGCAGCCAGCTGCATGCGACCAATGTCCGCGTCGACACGATCGAGACCCAGATCGGCGACGTCGGCGCGATTGCCGCCAATGCCGTGGTCTACGACGGCGCCGACAAGGGACGCGTGTCGTTCGGCGGGGCCTCCGGCACGGTGCTGGACAATGTCGCTGCCGGCCGGATCGCCGGTGACAGCCGCGAGGCGGTCAACGGCGGCCAGGTGCACGAGGCGCTGCGCAGCGTCGCCGATGTCCTGGGCGGTGGGGCGACGGTCACCGCCTTCGGCACGGTGTCGGCGCCGGCCTATGTGCTGCAGGGCGTGCAGTACACGTCGATCGGCCAGGCGCTGGGCGCCATCGACGCGCACATCAGTCGGATCGACGCGCACATCGGCGCGGTCGAGGGCGCGGGACGTGGGATCGCGATCGGCGGCGACGGCGAGGCGAGCGTCGGTCCCGATAGCCCGAATGGTGTCGCGGTCGGCAGCGGCGCGGCCGCCAATGGCGAGAACGGCGTGGCCGTGGGCGGCGGCGCGTACGCGCACGGCCCCAACGACACCGCGGTCGGCGGCAACGCGCAGGTGCACGCCGACGGCAGCACCGCGCTCGGCGCCAATACGTCGATCTCGGCCGGCGCCACGAACGCGGTGGCGGTCGGTGAGGGTGCGTCGGTGTCGGCGGCCTCGGGCACGGCGATCGGGCAGGGCGCGTCGGTGACCGCCGAGAACGCAGTCGCGCTGGGCCAGGGGTCGGTGGCCGACCGGGCGAACACAGTGTCGGTCGGCAGCACCGGCAACGCGCGGCAGATCACCCATGTCGCCGCCGGCACTGCCGCAACCGACGCGGCCAACGTCGCGCAGGTGCAGGCGGGCGTGACCGAGGCCAAGGCCTATACCGACACCACCGCGACCAAGACGCTGTCGTCGGCGAATGCCTATACCGATCAGCGTTTCGCGGCCTGGAACGACGACTTCGCGGCCTATCGCGGCGATGTCGAGCGGCGCTTCAGCGACGTCGACCGCCGGCTCGACAAGCAGGGCGCGATGAGCGCGGCGATGCTCAACATGGCCACCAACGCCGCCGGCACGCAGAGCCCGCGCGGGCGCGTGGCGGTCGGCGCCGGCTTCCAGAGCGGCGAGCGCGCGTTGTCGGTGGGCTATGCCCGCAAGCTCGGCGACCGCGGCTCCTTCAGCCTCGGCGGCGCGTTCAGCGGCGACGAGGCCTCGGCCGGCATCGGTTTCGGTATCGATCTGTGA
- a CDS encoding dicarboxylate/amino acid:cation symporter — MNAVAWWFRIPFWQRVLGAFVLGALAGWLLGPAAGTWLQPLGTLYVNLIRMIAVPLVFFAVINAVAALHGQQSIAALGGRTFGWFAATAVLAVGVGFAVAYTFNPGLSVEPGSLITAADYTPREVPTPVEVLLGVVPTNPFAALSEGRILQVIFFAGLLGFALVKLGERVAALRSLVGQASDAMIQVTRFVLEMTPIGTFGLIAALVGTYGFEKLLPLGSFVIALYVACAAHILIVYSGLLLVHGLNPLKFFRGAAPGMQVAFVSSSSLAAMPVALRAVTHNLGVNRDYAAFAVPLGATIKMDGCGAIYPTLASVFIAQYFGIELSFAQYAAILLASVLGSFGTAGVPGTAVVMATVVLSAAGLPLEGLGLLLAIDRILDMMRTMTNVTGQMLVPVLVARETGLLDRDVYEAASSNVGLDDTDAPR; from the coding sequence ATGAACGCAGTGGCGTGGTGGTTCAGGATTCCGTTCTGGCAGCGCGTGCTCGGCGCCTTCGTGCTCGGCGCGCTGGCCGGCTGGCTGCTCGGGCCGGCGGCTGGCACCTGGCTGCAGCCGCTGGGCACGCTGTACGTCAACCTGATCCGGATGATCGCGGTGCCGCTGGTGTTCTTCGCGGTCATCAACGCGGTCGCCGCCCTGCATGGGCAGCAGTCGATCGCTGCGCTTGGCGGGCGCACGTTCGGCTGGTTCGCCGCGACCGCGGTGCTCGCGGTGGGCGTCGGCTTCGCGGTGGCCTACACCTTCAATCCCGGGCTCAGCGTCGAGCCGGGCTCGCTGATCACCGCCGCCGATTACACCCCCCGCGAGGTGCCGACCCCGGTCGAGGTGCTGCTCGGCGTGGTGCCGACCAACCCGTTCGCGGCGCTGTCGGAAGGACGGATCCTGCAGGTCATCTTCTTCGCCGGCCTGCTCGGTTTCGCGCTGGTCAAGCTCGGCGAGCGCGTGGCCGCATTGCGCTCGCTGGTCGGTCAGGCGTCCGATGCGATGATCCAGGTCACCCGCTTCGTGCTCGAAATGACCCCGATCGGCACCTTCGGCCTGATCGCGGCCCTCGTGGGCACCTACGGCTTCGAGAAGTTGCTGCCGCTGGGCAGCTTCGTGATCGCGCTGTACGTTGCGTGCGCCGCGCACATCCTCATCGTCTACAGCGGTCTGCTGCTGGTGCACGGGCTCAATCCGCTGAAGTTCTTCCGCGGCGCCGCGCCCGGCATGCAGGTCGCGTTCGTCAGCTCGTCGAGCCTGGCGGCGATGCCGGTCGCGCTGCGCGCGGTCACCCACAACCTGGGCGTGAACCGCGACTACGCCGCGTTCGCGGTGCCGCTGGGCGCGACGATCAAGATGGACGGCTGCGGCGCGATCTATCCGACGCTGGCCTCGGTGTTCATCGCGCAGTATTTCGGCATCGAGCTGAGTTTCGCGCAGTACGCGGCGATCCTGCTGGCCTCGGTGCTCGGCAGCTTCGGCACCGCCGGCGTGCCGGGCACGGCGGTGGTGATGGCGACGGTGGTGCTGTCGGCGGCCGGTCTGCCGCTCGAAGGCCTGGGCCTGCTGCTGGCGATCGACCGGATCCTGGACATGATGCGCACGATGACCAACGTCACCGGGCAGATGCTGGTGCCGGTGCTGGTCGCGCGCGAGACCGGCCTGCTCGATCGCGATGTGTATGAGGCGGCGAGCAGCAACGTCGGGCTCGACGACACCGACGCGCCGCGCTGA
- a CDS encoding alkaline phosphatase: protein MRVSSAGLACTLTLLCAACASIDTPAPPQAGTALHVDVPVAARPADETAQWWYRSGAARAAGNGAMAGNAKNVIVFLGDGMSLTTVAAARILEGQRNGGTGEEHQLSWEHFPHTGLSKTYNTDSQTPDSAGTMTAVATGVKSHMGAIGVSAGDRTDCADSQGRHLQSWLRLAAEAGLATGIVTTARLTHATPAATYAHVPDRNWESDVDMPEAARAAGCRDIASQFVDAVRDGYGPRVALGGGARPFLPDAEVMPGIRGQRRDGRNLVDEWQAARPDGAFVWTTRQLQAARASSSVLGLFGLSHMDYEHDRDTGPDGQPDLETMTRFAIDALSRDGKGYVLLVEGGRIDHANHAGNAFRALDETVSMSRAVQAAVEATSADDTLILVTADHSHTLNFVGYPARGNPILGKVRGRTGEEGDPTAYALDATGLPYTTLSYANGPGYTGASDQQPAGPKTHAHAPRSVEPAQGRPDLRAVDTEHPDYMQEALVPMKSESHGGDDVGIWARGPGSDAVRGTMEQNAIYHIIVQATPALRAQLCANGHCNADGVPVELPTPAPARTP from the coding sequence ATGCGCGTTTCCTCCGCGGGCCTCGCCTGCACCCTGACCCTGCTCTGCGCCGCCTGCGCCTCCATCGACACCCCCGCGCCGCCCCAGGCCGGCACCGCACTGCACGTCGACGTCCCCGTCGCCGCGCGCCCCGCCGACGAGACCGCGCAATGGTGGTACCGCAGCGGCGCCGCGCGCGCGGCAGGCAATGGCGCGATGGCCGGGAACGCGAAGAACGTCATCGTCTTCCTCGGCGACGGCATGAGCCTGACCACGGTCGCCGCCGCGCGCATCCTCGAAGGCCAGCGCAACGGCGGCACCGGTGAGGAGCACCAGCTGAGCTGGGAACACTTCCCGCATACCGGCTTGAGCAAGACCTACAACACCGATTCGCAGACGCCCGACTCGGCCGGCACGATGACCGCGGTTGCGACCGGCGTGAAATCGCACATGGGCGCGATCGGCGTCTCGGCCGGCGACCGCACCGACTGCGCCGACAGCCAGGGCCGTCACCTGCAGTCGTGGCTGCGCCTGGCCGCCGAGGCTGGCCTTGCGACCGGCATCGTGACGACCGCGCGGCTGACCCATGCCACCCCCGCCGCGACCTACGCCCACGTCCCGGACCGCAACTGGGAGAGCGATGTCGACATGCCCGAAGCCGCACGCGCCGCCGGCTGCCGCGACATCGCCAGCCAGTTCGTCGACGCCGTGCGCGACGGCTACGGCCCGCGCGTCGCCCTGGGCGGCGGTGCGCGCCCGTTCCTGCCCGACGCGGAGGTGATGCCCGGCATCCGCGGTCAACGCCGCGACGGCCGCAACCTCGTAGACGAGTGGCAGGCCGCCCGCCCCGATGGCGCATTCGTCTGGACCACGCGGCAGTTGCAGGCCGCGCGTGCGTCATCCTCGGTGCTGGGCTTGTTCGGCCTCAGCCACATGGACTACGAGCACGACCGCGACACCGGGCCGGACGGTCAGCCCGATCTGGAGACGATGACGCGCTTCGCGATCGACGCCCTGTCACGCGACGGCAAGGGCTACGTGCTGCTGGTCGAAGGCGGCCGTATCGACCACGCCAACCACGCCGGTAACGCGTTCCGCGCCCTGGACGAGACGGTCTCGATGTCGCGCGCCGTGCAAGCCGCGGTCGAGGCGACCTCCGCCGACGACACCCTGATCCTGGTCACCGCCGACCACTCGCACACGCTGAACTTCGTCGGCTACCCGGCGCGTGGCAATCCGATCCTGGGCAAGGTCCGCGGCCGCACCGGCGAAGAGGGCGATCCCACCGCCTACGCGCTCGACGCCACCGGCCTGCCCTACACCACGCTGTCCTACGCCAACGGCCCGGGCTACACCGGTGCCAGCGACCAGCAACCGGCCGGGCCCAAGACCCACGCCCACGCGCCCCGCAGCGTTGAGCCGGCGCAGGGACGACCGGACCTGCGCGCAGTCGACACCGAGCACCCGGACTACATGCAGGAGGCGCTGGTACCGATGAAGAGCGAGTCGCACGGCGGCGACGACGTCGGCATCTGGGCACGCGGTCCGGGCAGCGACGCGGTGCGCGGCACGATGGAGCAGAACGCGATCTACCACATCATCGTGCAGGCGACCCCAGCCTTGCGTGCGCAGCTGTGCGCGAACGGCCACTGCAATGCCGACGGCGTGCCGGTCGAACTGCCGACGCCGGCACCGGCGCGTACGCCCTGA
- a CDS encoding response regulator transcription factor, translated as MTLTIALLEDDDMLRERILLPRLADFGFLIDGMASAAELELRLLRGVPDIVVLDVGLPDASGYDVARSLRMRHPRMGIVMLTARRDTPDRVRGLNEGADAYLAKPVEIDLLAATLHSLARRLHGDAPSPVATDGWRLADNGWRLIGPSGHGAALTKSERRMLQCLVDAEGETVARDRLIAAVSDNVHDFDPHRLDTLIYRLRRKVAEACGDVLPLSAVHGEGYVLTSLR; from the coding sequence ATGACGCTGACCATTGCGCTGCTCGAAGACGACGACATGCTGCGCGAGCGCATCCTGCTGCCGCGCCTGGCCGACTTCGGCTTTCTGATCGACGGCATGGCCAGCGCTGCCGAGCTCGAGCTGCGCCTGCTCCGCGGCGTGCCGGACATCGTGGTGCTTGATGTCGGCCTGCCCGATGCCAGCGGCTACGACGTCGCGCGCAGCTTGCGCATGCGCCATCCGCGGATGGGCATCGTAATGCTGACCGCCCGGCGCGATACGCCCGACCGGGTGCGCGGGCTTAACGAGGGCGCCGACGCCTATCTGGCCAAGCCGGTCGAGATCGACCTGTTGGCCGCAACCCTGCACAGCCTCGCCCGTCGTCTGCACGGCGATGCGCCGTCGCCGGTAGCGACCGATGGCTGGCGACTGGCCGACAACGGCTGGCGCTTGATCGGGCCCAGTGGTCACGGCGCCGCGCTGACCAAGTCCGAGCGGCGGATGCTGCAGTGCCTGGTCGACGCCGAGGGCGAGACCGTCGCGCGCGACCGCCTGATCGCCGCGGTCTCCGACAACGTCCACGATTTCGACCCGCATCGGCTCGACACGCTGATCTACCGCCTGCGCCGCAAGGTCGCCGAGGCCTGCGGCGACGTCCTGCCGCTGTCGGCGGTGCACGGCGAAGGCTACGTGCTGACCTCGCTGCGCTGA
- a CDS encoding ATP-binding protein, giving the protein MPSSLLPRLRRWAVSGLRQVSDWLQRVPLDEAMDRRNAATLQVLFLFLGITVPLNWWRHLAAGMLAPQFQPFIAADIIAALLCWLCLWLIRRGALRGAIALFVTAQLGAASVGYATTGVLIDQTAQMLTLVIAGLILGRRALWTVFVMLLGVVLIGVGVALIPNAGAEEALTRAAVLLPSFFMSYLVITLVLDRSIAALREALAESKARGARLENEMRERERTQAQLIEAQKLEATGRLASGVAHDFDNILALMAAFSSERHRVDPGADAHARADALAQALEGVEQASLRGMALTRKLLTFARPQPATLDTVDVGRALAELAPMLRQTFGPEVRVRVPRVDAALPIRIDRHHFDLALLNLASNARDAMRDVGTFEASAGDAADGGVEIVLRDDGHGMHEAVRQRIFEPFFSTKAAGSGTGLGLAVVHSLVTGAGGTIEVESAPGAGTTFRIRLPRAPEAPRAQRSEVST; this is encoded by the coding sequence ATGCCGTCGAGCCTGCTTCCCCGCCTGCGTCGCTGGGCCGTTTCCGGGCTCCGGCAGGTCTCGGACTGGTTGCAGCGCGTGCCGCTCGACGAGGCGATGGACCGTCGCAATGCCGCGACGCTGCAGGTGCTGTTCCTGTTTCTGGGCATCACCGTACCGCTGAACTGGTGGCGCCATCTGGCCGCCGGCATGCTCGCGCCGCAGTTCCAGCCCTTCATCGCCGCCGACATCATCGCAGCGCTGCTGTGCTGGCTGTGCCTGTGGCTGATCCGCCGCGGCGCGCTGCGTGGTGCGATCGCGCTGTTCGTCACCGCGCAGTTGGGTGCGGCCAGCGTGGGCTACGCGACCACCGGCGTGCTGATCGACCAGACCGCGCAGATGCTCACGCTGGTGATCGCCGGTCTGATCCTGGGCCGCCGCGCGCTGTGGACGGTGTTCGTGATGCTGCTGGGTGTGGTGTTGATCGGCGTGGGCGTGGCGCTCATCCCCAATGCAGGCGCCGAAGAGGCGTTGACCCGCGCGGCGGTGCTGCTGCCCTCGTTCTTCATGAGCTATCTGGTGATCACCCTGGTGCTCGACCGCAGCATCGCGGCGTTGCGCGAGGCCTTGGCCGAATCGAAGGCGCGCGGCGCGCGGCTGGAAAACGAGATGCGCGAGCGCGAGCGCACACAGGCGCAACTGATCGAGGCGCAGAAGCTCGAGGCCACCGGTCGCCTGGCCAGCGGCGTGGCACACGATTTCGACAACATCCTGGCGCTGATGGCGGCGTTCTCCAGCGAGCGCCATCGGGTCGACCCGGGCGCGGATGCGCATGCGCGTGCCGACGCACTGGCGCAGGCGCTCGAGGGCGTCGAGCAGGCCTCCCTGCGCGGCATGGCGCTGACGCGCAAGTTGCTGACGTTCGCCCGGCCACAGCCGGCGACGCTGGACACGGTCGACGTCGGCCGTGCGCTGGCCGAGCTCGCGCCGATGCTGCGGCAGACGTTCGGCCCGGAGGTGCGCGTGCGCGTGCCGCGCGTCGACGCCGCACTGCCGATCCGCATCGACCGCCACCACTTCGACCTGGCCCTGCTCAACCTTGCCTCCAACGCCCGCGACGCGATGCGTGACGTCGGCACCTTCGAGGCAAGCGCGGGGGATGCAGCCGACGGCGGAGTCGAGATCGTGCTGCGCGATGATGGCCACGGCATGCACGAGGCTGTGCGGCAACGGATCTTCGAGCCGTTCTTCAGCACCAAGGCGGCCGGCAGCGGCACCGGTCTGGGCCTGGCCGTGGTGCACAGCCTGGTGACCGGCGCCGGCGGCACGATCGAGGTCGAGAGCGCGCCCGGCGCGGGCACCACGTTCCGCATCCGCCTGCCGCGCGCGCCCGAGGCGCCGCGCGCTCAGCGCAGCGAGGTCAGCACGTAG
- a CDS encoding S8 family peptidase, translating into MNKTSISVALVTILAGALGAQVADAARTPAKIVPRIDVAPPAEAASDRIVVRYAQARIASGDRSGKLQIATAAIRRAGLERPAAAGRAAKALPALQVGHLRTTAVGFDVLRLSRPLPARDLQALVTELAADPAVASVQVDRRMRATGVDKRTVSPQFTPNDEFFASYQWHLQGSAGAINVANAWDRSTGAGVVVAVLDTGILAEHPDFADNILPGYDFITDPFVSRRETADRVPGALDRGDWNPVAGECYSGSPVIDSTWHGTHVAGTVAEATHNGIGGAGVAYDAQVLPVRVLGRCGGYESDIADAIVWASGGAVDGVPANAHPAEVINLSLGGLAPCDAMTQAAIDGAVARGSVVVVAAGNYNDDAQRYSPASCNNVITVGANRINGGRAYYSNFGAAVDVSGPGGGGEFDTGNGGWNGYVLQTGYDGKTTPTSGQYLYTGLMGTSMAAPHVSGIAALVQSALVAQDRPPMTAAEMEILLKRTARPFNVPPPASTPIGVGIVDATRALEKALETPCDPATETCELGTQLFNGADVTDQASNGEGALFRFEAQAGRTLTLMTLAGRGDVTLYARYGAPPTSTDYEFRSARAGSNIETIRITAPKAGTYYLQLSGSYTGLTVVARQ; encoded by the coding sequence ATGAACAAGACTTCCATCAGCGTGGCCCTGGTCACGATCCTGGCCGGCGCGCTCGGCGCGCAGGTTGCCGATGCCGCCCGCACCCCCGCCAAGATCGTGCCCCGCATCGATGTGGCGCCGCCGGCCGAGGCCGCGTCCGACCGCATCGTCGTGCGCTACGCGCAGGCGCGCATCGCCAGCGGTGACCGTAGCGGCAAGCTGCAGATCGCAACAGCCGCGATCCGTCGCGCGGGCCTCGAGCGTCCGGCCGCCGCGGGGCGTGCGGCCAAGGCGCTGCCGGCGTTGCAGGTCGGCCATCTGCGCACGACCGCGGTTGGCTTCGACGTGCTGCGGCTGTCGCGGCCGCTGCCCGCGCGCGACCTGCAGGCGCTGGTGACCGAATTGGCCGCCGACCCGGCGGTGGCCTCGGTGCAGGTGGACCGGCGCATGCGCGCGACCGGTGTGGACAAGCGCACCGTCTCGCCGCAGTTCACGCCCAATGACGAGTTCTTCGCCAGCTACCAGTGGCACCTGCAGGGCTCGGCCGGCGCGATCAACGTCGCTAACGCCTGGGACCGTTCGACCGGTGCCGGCGTCGTGGTCGCGGTGCTCGACACTGGCATCCTGGCCGAGCACCCGGACTTCGCCGACAACATCCTGCCTGGCTACGACTTCATTACCGATCCGTTCGTGTCCCGTCGCGAGACTGCCGATCGCGTGCCCGGCGCGCTCGACCGCGGCGACTGGAATCCGGTGGCGGGCGAGTGCTACAGCGGCTCGCCGGTGATCGACAGCACCTGGCATGGCACCCACGTGGCCGGCACGGTCGCCGAGGCGACCCATAACGGCATCGGCGGTGCCGGCGTCGCCTACGACGCCCAGGTGTTGCCGGTGCGCGTGCTCGGCCGCTGCGGCGGCTACGAGTCCGACATTGCCGATGCGATCGTCTGGGCCTCGGGCGGCGCGGTCGACGGCGTGCCGGCGAACGCACATCCGGCCGAGGTCATCAACCTCAGCCTCGGCGGACTGGCCCCGTGCGACGCGATGACCCAGGCGGCGATCGACGGCGCGGTCGCGCGCGGCAGCGTGGTCGTGGTCGCCGCGGGCAACTACAACGACGACGCGCAGCGCTATTCGCCGGCCAGCTGCAACAACGTGATCACGGTCGGTGCGAACCGCATCAACGGCGGGCGCGCGTACTACTCCAACTTCGGCGCGGCGGTCGATGTCTCCGGCCCCGGCGGTGGCGGCGAGTTCGACACCGGCAACGGCGGCTGGAACGGCTACGTGCTGCAGACCGGCTACGACGGCAAGACCACGCCGACCTCCGGGCAGTACCTCTACACAGGGCTGATGGGCACCTCGATGGCGGCCCCGCATGTATCGGGCATCGCCGCCCTGGTGCAGAGCGCGCTGGTGGCCCAGGACCGCCCGCCGATGACGGCCGCCGAAATGGAGATCCTGCTCAAGCGCACCGCGCGTCCGTTCAATGTGCCGCCGCCGGCCAGTACGCCGATCGGCGTGGGCATCGTCGATGCGACCCGTGCGCTGGAGAAGGCCTTGGAGACGCCTTGCGATCCGGCGACCGAGACCTGCGAACTCGGCACCCAGCTGTTCAATGGCGCCGACGTCACCGACCAGGCGTCCAACGGCGAGGGCGCGCTGTTCCGCTTCGAGGCCCAGGCCGGTCGTACGCTGACGCTGATGACACTGGCCGGCCGCGGCGACGTCACCCTGTACGCGCGCTATGGCGCACCGCCGACGTCGACCGACTACGAGTTCCGCTCGGCGCGCGCGGGCAGCAACATCGAGACGATCCGCATCACCGCGCCGAAGGCCGGCACGTACTACCTGCAGTTGAGCGGCAGCTACACCGGGTTGACCGTCGTCGCCCGTCAGTAG